One stretch of Rhizobium rhizoryzae DNA includes these proteins:
- a CDS encoding GNAT family N-acetyltransferase — MSIDLLNREVAPATVMKPAASLLPADVFGRIGSMETRLARNSQEIQAAQSIRYRVFVEEMGATLSPEAMDLKRDFDIYDDFCDHLLVVDTALTGEPEEQIVGTYRLLRQEVALANGGFYSASEYEIAPLLARHPSKQFMELGRSCVLPHYRTKRTVELLWQGNWAYALRHGIHAMFGCASFPGTSPESHALALSFLHHSVGAKGEWAVSAREELFNTMDLMPQEAINAKHALMSMPPLIKGYLRLGAMVGNGAVVDQAFNTTDVLIVLPIESISGRYINYYGADAGRFGG, encoded by the coding sequence ATGAGTATCGATCTGCTCAATCGTGAAGTCGCACCTGCAACGGTTATGAAGCCTGCAGCATCGCTGTTGCCTGCCGATGTGTTTGGCCGCATTGGGAGCATGGAAACACGACTTGCGCGGAATTCTCAGGAAATCCAGGCGGCACAATCTATCCGCTACAGGGTCTTCGTCGAGGAAATGGGCGCAACCCTTTCTCCGGAAGCAATGGATCTCAAGCGTGATTTCGATATCTACGACGATTTTTGCGACCATCTTCTCGTCGTCGATACGGCCCTGACCGGCGAGCCGGAGGAGCAGATCGTTGGCACGTACCGCCTTCTGCGGCAGGAGGTAGCCCTTGCCAATGGCGGGTTCTATTCCGCGAGCGAATATGAGATCGCCCCGCTTCTCGCACGTCACCCGAGCAAGCAATTCATGGAACTTGGTCGCTCTTGCGTTTTGCCGCATTACCGCACCAAGCGTACAGTGGAACTTCTTTGGCAGGGCAATTGGGCCTACGCTCTGCGACACGGCATCCATGCGATGTTCGGCTGCGCATCCTTCCCCGGCACCAGCCCGGAAAGCCATGCATTGGCCCTGTCATTTCTGCATCATTCTGTTGGCGCCAAAGGTGAGTGGGCAGTGTCTGCCCGTGAAGAACTGTTCAACACCATGGATTTGATGCCGCAGGAAGCGATCAACGCCAAGCATGCGCTGATGTCCATGCCGCCCTTGATCAAGGGCTATCTGAGATTGGGTGCCATGGTCGGCAATGGCGCTGTTGTCGATCAGGCCTTCAACACGACGGATGTGCTGATCGTACTGCCGATCGAATCGATCTCCGGCCGCTATATCAATTACTATGGCGCTGACGCTGGCCGCTTCGGCGGCTGA